From the Streptomyces pluripotens genome, one window contains:
- a CDS encoding lipoprotein, whose translation MRRIAAVGLGLLLVAPLAGCGGPAATDSAQAEVQRVLDRRAGALLRHDETAYGTTGTRTQYTRLRALPLASWAYRVTAVHRTPSGATVDADLRYRVAGYDGAPVEAHRTLTLGRTADGKWYVSADRPARQAVQQLWDQGTVTAVRGTNGLVMGIGRSTAELRAVARMADRAVPAVSREWGADWTRRVVVLVPRSLQGMASLLGSPAADYRGIAAVTTGEVSEAEHGSSRTGSGTGPGKAPADRVIVNPEAYALLGDVGRQVVLTHETTHVATRAYTTAATPLWLSEGYADWIGYLGTDRTPAQAAPELARAVKEGQVPDALPTDKDFGFTSDPTELAQAYEGGWLACRMIAGQWGTARLDAFYRAVGTHRTRSGAVEQALHKVLGTTPEAFTARWRRYLRAQLG comes from the coding sequence ATGCGGCGCATCGCAGCGGTGGGGCTCGGTCTGCTGCTGGTGGCCCCCCTGGCCGGGTGCGGCGGGCCGGCGGCCACCGACTCCGCCCAGGCCGAGGTGCAGCGGGTCCTGGACCGGCGTGCGGGCGCTCTGCTGCGGCACGACGAGACGGCGTACGGCACGACGGGCACCCGGACCCAGTACACCCGCCTGCGCGCGCTGCCGCTGGCCTCCTGGGCCTACCGGGTCACCGCTGTGCACCGGACTCCCTCCGGCGCCACCGTCGACGCCGACCTGCGGTACCGCGTCGCCGGTTACGACGGGGCGCCGGTCGAGGCCCACCGCACCCTCACCCTCGGCCGCACTGCTGACGGGAAGTGGTACGTCAGTGCCGACAGGCCCGCCAGACAGGCCGTACAGCAGTTGTGGGACCAGGGGACGGTGACCGCGGTCAGAGGTACGAACGGCCTGGTCATGGGCATCGGCCGGTCCACCGCCGAACTGCGCGCCGTCGCCCGGATGGCCGACCGGGCGGTCCCGGCCGTCTCCCGGGAATGGGGTGCGGACTGGACTCGCCGGGTGGTCGTCCTCGTCCCGCGGTCCCTCCAGGGCATGGCGAGCCTGCTCGGCTCGCCGGCCGCCGACTACCGGGGCATCGCCGCCGTCACGACGGGCGAGGTGAGCGAAGCGGAGCACGGGTCCTCCCGGACGGGATCCGGTACAGGCCCGGGCAAGGCCCCGGCGGACCGGGTGATCGTCAACCCCGAGGCGTACGCCCTGCTCGGTGACGTCGGCAGACAGGTCGTCCTCACACACGAGACCACCCATGTGGCCACCCGCGCGTACACCACGGCCGCCACCCCGCTGTGGCTCTCCGAGGGGTACGCCGACTGGATCGGCTACCTCGGCACCGACCGCACCCCGGCACAGGCCGCGCCTGAGCTGGCCCGCGCGGTCAAGGAAGGTCAGGTGCCCGATGCGTTGCCCACCGACAAGGACTTCGGTTTCACCAGTGATCCCACCGAGCTGGCGCAGGCCTACGAGGGCGGCTGGTTGGCCTGTCGGATGATCGCCGGGCAGTGGGGTACGGCCCGGCTCGACGCCTTCTACCGGGCCGTCGGCACCCACCGGACGCGTTCCGGTGCGGTCGAGCAAGCCCTGCACAAGGTGCTGGGCACGACGCCCGAGGCGTTCACCGCACGCTGGCGGCGGTATCTGCGGGCCCAGCTCGGTTGA
- a CDS encoding C40 family peptidase: MASHRRPKQPSRTRVTVLTTAAAAAVAFSANAANAAPSEKLSKDEVKAKVDKLYEQTEQATEKFDGAKEKQQKLQKEISTIQDNVARGQQELNKLRDGLGSLATAQYRSGGIDPSVQLFLSSNPDDYLDKASTLDQLSSQQVDALKKIQDKQRELAQERAEAADKLKDLSATRTELEAKKKEVQSKLAAAQKLLNTLTAKEKQELAAQQQRANRSSTQRVQLGDAPPASGRASAAFAAAQGRIGSPYVYGASGPSSFDCSGLTSWAYAQAGVSIPRTSQAQANYGTRIYKQSDLKVGDLVFFYGDLHHVGLYAGNGQVLHAPHTGAVVRYEAMSDMPYQFGVRV, encoded by the coding sequence GTGGCGTCCCACCGTCGACCCAAGCAGCCCAGTCGCACCCGTGTGACCGTGCTCACCACCGCAGCAGCCGCTGCCGTCGCGTTCAGCGCGAACGCCGCCAATGCCGCGCCCAGCGAAAAGCTCAGCAAGGACGAGGTCAAGGCGAAGGTCGACAAGCTCTACGAGCAGACGGAACAGGCGACCGAGAAGTTCGACGGCGCCAAGGAGAAGCAGCAGAAGCTGCAGAAGGAAATCTCCACGATCCAGGACAACGTCGCCCGCGGTCAGCAGGAGCTCAACAAGTTGCGCGACGGACTGGGCTCGTTGGCCACCGCCCAGTACCGCTCCGGGGGTATCGATCCCTCGGTCCAGCTCTTCCTGTCCTCCAACCCGGACGACTACCTGGACAAGGCCTCCACGCTGGACCAGTTGAGCAGTCAGCAGGTCGACGCGCTCAAGAAGATCCAGGACAAACAGCGCGAACTCGCCCAGGAGCGGGCCGAGGCCGCTGACAAACTCAAGGACCTCTCCGCCACCCGCACCGAGCTGGAGGCGAAGAAGAAGGAGGTCCAGAGCAAGCTCGCCGCCGCGCAGAAGCTGCTCAACACCCTGACCGCCAAGGAGAAGCAGGAGCTCGCCGCCCAGCAGCAGCGCGCCAACCGCTCCTCCACCCAACGCGTGCAGCTCGGCGACGCCCCGCCCGCCTCCGGGCGTGCCTCGGCCGCCTTCGCCGCCGCCCAGGGCAGGATCGGCTCGCCGTACGTCTACGGTGCCTCCGGCCCGTCCTCCTTCGACTGCTCGGGCCTGACCTCGTGGGCCTACGCGCAGGCCGGCGTCTCCATTCCGCGTACCTCGCAGGCGCAGGCCAACTACGGCACCCGGATCTACAAGCAGAGTGACCTCAAGGTTGGCGACCTGGTCTTCTTCTACGGCGACTTGCACCACGTGGGCCTGTACGCCGGTAACGGCCAGGTGCTGCACGCCCCGCACACCGGTGCGGTGGTCCGCTACGAGGCCATGAGCGACATGCCGTACCAGTTCGGCGTCCGGGTCTGA
- a CDS encoding aminotransferase class V-fold PLP-dependent enzyme — protein sequence MSVAIAADPTACRDTSGLLPVLGRDVTVPLVTGGEVTYAALDYAASAPALQRVWDDVAAYAPYYGSVHRGAGYLSQLSTELFENARRTVAGFLGCRAEDQVVFTRSTTDSLNLLARALPAGCQVFVFETEHHASLLPWRDARVTCLDAPRTPRQAVETLERALADRDCGGPALVCVTGASNVTGELWPVRQLAAAAHAHGARIVLDAAQLAPHHPVDVTDLDVDWVAFSGHKLYAPFGCGVLAGRADWLRAAEPYLAGGGASRSVTRSSEGTVDVEWHENAARHEAGSPNVIGAHSIASACKALTETGWDTLVAREQHLIRTVSEGLAQIPEVRILSLFGDDAPRVGVISFVVAGWSSAHLAAALSAEYGIGVRDGLFCAHPLVRTLLGGDPQTPGGCGAPAAASGGKSLNAIRVSFGAGTPDEHVVRFVDAVRELVREGTRWQYRTQDGRCVPAV from the coding sequence ATGTCTGTTGCCATCGCCGCCGACCCGACCGCATGCCGTGACACCTCGGGGCTGCTGCCCGTTCTGGGAAGGGACGTCACCGTCCCGCTGGTGACGGGTGGCGAAGTCACCTACGCCGCGCTGGACTACGCGGCCAGCGCACCCGCCCTGCAGCGCGTCTGGGACGACGTGGCGGCCTACGCGCCCTACTACGGCAGTGTCCACCGCGGTGCCGGCTACCTCTCGCAGCTCTCCACCGAACTCTTCGAGAACGCCCGCAGGACGGTCGCCGGGTTCCTCGGCTGCCGTGCGGAGGACCAGGTGGTCTTCACCCGGTCGACCACCGACTCCCTGAACCTGCTGGCCCGTGCCCTCCCGGCCGGCTGTCAGGTCTTCGTCTTCGAGACCGAGCACCACGCCTCGCTGCTGCCCTGGCGGGACGCCCGAGTCACCTGCCTCGACGCCCCGCGCACCCCTCGGCAGGCCGTCGAGACCTTGGAACGGGCGCTCGCCGACCGGGACTGCGGAGGCCCCGCCCTGGTCTGCGTCACCGGCGCCTCCAACGTCACCGGTGAGCTGTGGCCGGTGCGCCAACTGGCCGCTGCCGCACACGCCCACGGCGCCCGGATCGTCCTGGACGCTGCCCAGCTCGCCCCACACCATCCGGTGGACGTCACCGACCTGGACGTGGACTGGGTCGCCTTCTCCGGACACAAGCTGTACGCCCCCTTCGGCTGTGGTGTGCTGGCCGGCCGTGCCGACTGGCTGCGGGCGGCCGAGCCGTACCTGGCGGGCGGCGGAGCCAGCCGCAGCGTGACCCGGAGCAGTGAGGGGACGGTGGATGTGGAGTGGCACGAAAACGCCGCCCGGCACGAGGCCGGCTCCCCGAACGTCATCGGCGCCCACTCCATCGCCTCCGCGTGCAAGGCGCTCACCGAGACCGGTTGGGACACCCTGGTCGCCCGAGAGCAGCACCTGATCCGGACCGTGAGCGAGGGTCTCGCCCAGATTCCCGAGGTGCGGATCCTCTCCCTCTTCGGTGACGACGCGCCGCGCGTCGGTGTCATCTCCTTCGTCGTGGCGGGCTGGAGCAGTGCGCACCTCGCCGCCGCCCTCTCCGCCGAGTACGGCATCGGTGTCCGCGACGGCCTCTTCTGTGCGCATCCGCTGGTGCGCACCCTGCTGGGCGGCGACCCGCAGACCCCGGGCGGGTGCGGGGCGCCGGCGGCGGCTTCGGGCGGGAAGTCCCTCAACGCCATCCGCGTGAGCTTCGGCGCGGGCACCCCGGACGAGCACGTGGTGCGGTTCGTGGACGCGGTGCGGGAACTCGTCCGGGAGGGGACCAGGTGGCAGTACCGCACTCAGGACGGCCGCTGCGTCCCGGCGGTCTGA
- a CDS encoding Lrp/AsnC family transcriptional regulator, whose amino-acid sequence MITAIVLIKTSVDRIPEIAEQIAALENVSEVFSVTGTYDLIAMVRVGRHDDLAEVIPGRISKIPGVEATDTHVAFRTYSQHDLEAAFAIGLDN is encoded by the coding sequence GTGATCACCGCGATCGTCCTGATCAAGACCAGCGTGGACCGGATCCCCGAGATCGCGGAGCAGATCGCCGCGCTGGAGAACGTCAGCGAGGTCTTCTCGGTCACCGGCACCTACGACCTGATCGCCATGGTCAGGGTCGGCCGGCACGACGACCTGGCTGAGGTCATCCCCGGCCGGATCAGCAAGATCCCGGGCGTGGAGGCGACGGACACGCACGTCGCCTTCCGCACCTACTCCCAGCACGACCTGGAGGCCGCCTTCGCGATCGGCCTCGACAACTGA
- a CDS encoding NlpC/P60 family protein, with protein MGSHRRLAPSGFDRGAAVLCVLSAAAAALGAVPAHAAPHGDTRAEVDRLYQEAERATQEYDKADERAGRLRREVRDAQDHIARQQQRVNALRERLGALAGAQYRAGGIDPAVALLFSDNPRDYLDKAATLDRIGAQQAGRLKELRTAMRELVQERSEAGGKLAELVESRKAVAVHKRTVEKKLARARQLLNSLPVAERAAYNRASRSSRPELPGPTVAPDARAAAAVAAARSALGRPYVWGANGPSGFDCSGLMQWSYGHAGVHLPRTSQEQRFAGRRVPLSQARPGDLVVYRSDASHVAMYVGNGRVIHAPYPGAAVRYDPVGMMPVSSVTRP; from the coding sequence GTGGGCTCTCATCGCCGCCTTGCACCGTCCGGATTCGACCGGGGCGCGGCCGTCCTGTGCGTACTGTCGGCCGCGGCCGCAGCACTCGGTGCCGTGCCGGCGCACGCAGCACCGCACGGTGACACCCGTGCCGAGGTGGACCGCCTCTACCAGGAGGCCGAACGGGCAACCCAGGAGTATGACAAGGCCGACGAGCGCGCCGGCAGGCTGCGCCGCGAGGTACGGGACGCACAGGACCACATCGCCCGGCAGCAGCAGCGCGTCAACGCCCTGCGGGAGCGACTCGGTGCCCTGGCCGGTGCCCAGTACCGGGCCGGCGGTATCGACCCCGCCGTCGCCCTGCTCTTCTCCGACAACCCCCGTGACTATCTCGACAAGGCCGCCACCCTCGACCGCATCGGTGCCCAGCAGGCGGGCCGTCTCAAGGAGCTGCGGACCGCGATGCGCGAACTCGTCCAGGAGCGCTCGGAGGCGGGCGGCAAGCTCGCCGAGCTGGTGGAGAGCCGCAAGGCCGTCGCCGTCCACAAGAGGACCGTGGAGAAGAAGCTCGCCAGGGCCCGGCAACTGCTCAACTCACTGCCCGTGGCCGAACGCGCCGCCTACAACCGGGCCTCCCGCTCCAGCCGCCCCGAACTGCCCGGTCCGACGGTCGCCCCCGACGCCCGTGCCGCCGCGGCCGTCGCCGCTGCCCGCTCCGCCCTCGGTCGGCCCTACGTGTGGGGCGCCAACGGCCCCTCGGGTTTCGACTGCTCGGGGCTGATGCAGTGGTCGTACGGACACGCCGGTGTCCATCTGCCGCGAACCTCACAGGAGCAGCGCTTCGCCGGCCGGCGGGTACCGCTCTCCCAGGCCCGTCCCGGCGACCTGGTCGTCTACCGCTCCGATGCCAGTCATGTGGCGATGTACGTGGGCAACGGCCGGGTCATCCACGCGCCCTATCCCGGGGCGGCGGTGCGCTACGACCCGGTCGGCATGATGCCCGTCTCCTCGGTCACCCGACCCTGA
- the trpD gene encoding anthranilate phosphoribosyltransferase, with protein sequence MSAVTPAGGDTAAGRSWPALLNGLLEGRDLSADDTAWAMDLIMRGEATDAQIAGFMVALRAKGETVQEISGLVRTMYAHANVIEVPGPAVDIVGTGGDGAKTVNISTMSAIVVAGTGAKVVKHGNRAASSASGSSDVLEKLGINLNLTPRRVAEVAEEAGITICFAVKFHPSLRHVAPARSQLGIRTTFNVLGPLTNPAKVQAQAVGVADPRMAPIVAGVLAERGNSALVFRGDDGLDELTVTATSRVWVVRDGKVTEEVFDPRDVGLGLVPLDALRGADAAHNAEVARRLLDGETGAVRDAVLLNSAAALAALEPTDAPLAEQLRAGMAKAAESIDTGAAKRTLERWVAASTT encoded by the coding sequence ATGAGCGCTGTGACCCCCGCTGGAGGCGACACCGCGGCGGGCCGCTCCTGGCCCGCCCTGCTGAACGGCCTGCTGGAGGGCCGCGACCTGTCCGCCGACGACACCGCGTGGGCGATGGACCTGATCATGCGCGGCGAGGCGACCGACGCGCAGATCGCCGGTTTCATGGTGGCGCTGCGGGCCAAGGGCGAGACGGTCCAGGAGATCTCCGGGCTGGTCCGCACGATGTATGCGCACGCCAATGTCATCGAGGTACCTGGCCCGGCCGTGGACATCGTCGGTACCGGCGGTGACGGTGCCAAGACGGTGAACATCTCCACGATGTCCGCGATCGTCGTCGCGGGTACCGGCGCGAAGGTCGTCAAGCACGGCAACCGGGCCGCTTCCTCCGCCTCCGGGTCCTCCGACGTCCTGGAGAAGCTCGGTATCAATCTGAATCTGACCCCGCGGCGCGTCGCCGAGGTCGCCGAAGAAGCGGGTATCACCATCTGCTTCGCGGTGAAGTTCCACCCATCGCTGCGTCACGTCGCCCCGGCTCGCAGCCAGTTGGGCATCCGCACGACCTTCAACGTGCTCGGTCCGCTGACCAACCCGGCCAAGGTGCAGGCCCAGGCCGTCGGGGTCGCCGACCCGCGCATGGCGCCGATCGTGGCCGGTGTCCTGGCCGAGCGCGGCAACTCCGCGCTGGTCTTCCGGGGCGACGACGGCCTGGACGAGTTGACCGTCACCGCAACCTCGCGGGTGTGGGTGGTCCGCGACGGAAAGGTCACGGAGGAGGTCTTCGACCCACGGGACGTCGGCCTCGGGCTGGTTCCCCTGGATGCCCTGCGTGGGGCCGACGCGGCCCACAACGCGGAGGTCGCGCGCCGTTTGCTGGACGGCGAGACGGGCGCCGTCCGGGATGCCGTGCTGCTGAACTCCGCGGCGGCCCTGGCGGCTCTGGAGCCGACGGACGCCCCGCTGGCCGAGCAGCTCCGGGCCGGCATGGCCAAGGCCGCGGAGTCGATCGACACGGGGGCGGCGAAGCGGACGCTGGAGCGGTGGGTGGCGGCGAGCACCACCTGA
- a CDS encoding rhomboid family intramembrane serine protease, translating into MISTWSTAAGRTLRAVRGTSAPMTYGLIALCCLIFVLGPASGLTPEYGTGDALLAAQRTYFRRWGVIPAELFHGPARAVLTPATALFVHGSWMHLLGNMLFLSVFGTMTEERMGRVAFSLFYVGCGYLALLGYAIANTTSEQSLVGASGAVSAVLGAFLYLFPRARVTSLVPFLFFLPLRFPAWVVLPLWAAVQWLAAGRATAGPAVAYLAHLVGFGLGFGYAWVRHGRGTRVNSAPAPAPEGENQS; encoded by the coding sequence ATGATCAGTACCTGGAGCACAGCGGCCGGCAGGACCCTCAGAGCGGTCCGGGGCACCTCGGCACCGATGACGTACGGCCTCATCGCCCTGTGCTGCCTGATCTTCGTCCTGGGCCCTGCCTCCGGTCTCACCCCCGAGTACGGCACCGGGGACGCGCTGCTCGCCGCGCAGCGCACGTACTTCCGCCGCTGGGGTGTGATCCCGGCCGAGCTCTTCCACGGACCCGCCCGGGCGGTACTGACCCCAGCCACCGCCCTGTTCGTGCACGGCAGCTGGATGCATCTGCTCGGCAACATGCTCTTCCTCTCCGTCTTCGGGACGATGACCGAGGAACGGATGGGCCGGGTGGCGTTCTCCCTCTTCTACGTCGGCTGCGGCTATCTGGCCCTGCTCGGCTACGCGATCGCCAACACCACCTCCGAGCAGTCCCTGGTGGGCGCGTCCGGAGCCGTCTCGGCGGTCCTCGGCGCGTTCCTCTACCTGTTCCCCCGCGCCCGGGTGACCAGTCTCGTGCCGTTCCTGTTCTTCCTGCCGCTGCGGTTCCCGGCGTGGGTGGTCCTGCCTCTGTGGGCGGCCGTGCAGTGGCTCGCGGCCGGCCGCGCCACGGCGGGCCCCGCCGTGGCCTACCTCGCCCACCTGGTCGGCTTCGGCCTCGGCTTCGGCTACGCGTGGGTGCGCCACGGCCGTGGGACTAGAGTGAACTCCGCCCCAGCTCCGGCACCCGAGGGAGAGAACCAGTCGTGA
- a CDS encoding glycosyltransferase family 87 protein translates to METRTAGRSLAWLLTTWGVTRVMLLLFVFQVFVFPGPDVTSDVSVIYHGWYDVLRHGTFPLDDVTWQYPPAAALAILSPATLPFLPYAHAFFVLACFADLTVLALLLNSGGRSGRSLRGAWTWVAGVPLLGPTVYARYDVMVTAVAVAALLAGARHPRVMGALTAFGALLKVWPALLLIGAVRRRAWVSAVVTAAGLASLFAVAMPGAFAFLTFQRDRGTEVESLGALVFHVARHFGWSGQVLLNYGSIEFVGPHVDQVSSAALALTGAAFGWLLLWRLRATRFTSYTLADAALTAVLLFTVTSRVISPQYLVWLIGLAAVCLSHRASRMAAPALMVVLASFVTVLEFPLGFSHVVLSDGYGITLLVVRNGLLVAAALTAARRLWRSTIPPAAAAPFPPQTTRTRKTPVSS, encoded by the coding sequence GTGGAGACGAGGACGGCCGGGCGGTCCCTGGCCTGGCTACTCACGACCTGGGGCGTCACCCGCGTGATGCTGCTGCTGTTCGTCTTCCAGGTGTTCGTCTTCCCGGGACCCGACGTCACCTCGGACGTGTCGGTGATCTACCACGGCTGGTACGACGTGCTGCGTCACGGAACGTTTCCGCTGGACGACGTCACCTGGCAGTACCCGCCCGCCGCCGCACTCGCCATCCTCTCCCCCGCCACCCTGCCCTTCCTGCCCTACGCGCACGCCTTCTTCGTGCTGGCGTGCTTCGCCGACCTCACCGTGCTGGCCCTGCTGCTGAACAGTGGCGGGCGCTCCGGCCGGTCCCTGCGCGGTGCCTGGACATGGGTCGCGGGCGTACCGCTGCTCGGCCCCACGGTGTACGCGCGCTATGACGTGATGGTGACCGCGGTGGCGGTGGCGGCGTTGCTCGCCGGGGCCCGGCATCCGCGGGTGATGGGCGCGCTGACCGCCTTCGGCGCGCTGCTGAAGGTGTGGCCCGCGCTGCTGCTGATCGGTGCCGTGCGACGGCGGGCGTGGGTATCGGCGGTCGTGACCGCAGCGGGCCTCGCCTCGCTGTTCGCGGTGGCCATGCCGGGTGCCTTCGCCTTCCTGACCTTCCAGCGTGACCGGGGCACCGAGGTGGAGTCGCTGGGCGCCCTGGTCTTCCACGTGGCCCGGCACTTCGGTTGGAGCGGCCAGGTACTGCTGAACTACGGGTCGATCGAGTTCGTCGGCCCGCATGTGGACCAGGTCAGCTCGGCGGCGCTCGCGTTGACCGGGGCCGCGTTCGGCTGGCTGCTGCTGTGGCGGCTGCGGGCGACCCGCTTCACGTCGTACACGCTCGCCGATGCCGCCCTCACAGCGGTGCTGCTGTTCACGGTGACCAGCCGGGTGATCAGCCCGCAGTACCTGGTGTGGCTGATCGGGCTGGCCGCCGTCTGTCTGTCCCACCGGGCGAGCCGCATGGCGGCGCCTGCGCTGATGGTGGTGCTTGCGTCCTTCGTGACGGTCCTGGAGTTCCCGCTCGGCTTCTCCCACGTGGTGCTGAGCGACGGGTACGGCATCACGCTGCTCGTGGTCCGCAACGGCCTGCTCGTCGCCGCTGCACTCACGGCGGCCCGCCGGCTGTGGCGCTCGACCATCCCGCCTGCCGCAGCCGCCCCGTTCCCGCCTCAGACGACCCGCACCCGAAAGACCCCTGTCTCGTCCTGA
- a CDS encoding NYN domain-containing protein, with protein sequence MVETTGGGPEDGTAEVLDRPLPDGVRRRVVQIVSDGFGGLTVAELPAQLRQYARFTPSRRAKFAGNAMAAALETDALFRQRIGEKFREAQAELAGALDSGSPPPAADPLDVAAAAYVLRPAGWVKLVTAAGEEAQRADAERAEEENRAELQRLRAELAQARDHTRTETERLRAELESAKKEAESLHRKLRAALSDVKRGEAALRKASGEIDAVRAEAHTQLSAAESESRRLKARLGEAEAALEATRRAAREGRSVEDMRVRLLLDTLLDATQGLRRELALPPVSVRPAETVDAVEPGRMTPKDVAARALSENDPAIIDQLLALPQAHLVVDGYNVTKTGYPQMPLEKQRLRLLGQLSALAAQTGAEVTCVFDGAELAAPVLLAPPRGVRVLFSKPGVTADELIRQLVRAEPPGRPVIVVSTDREVADGVARAGARPVASAVLLKRLT encoded by the coding sequence ATGGTGGAGACCACAGGCGGGGGGCCGGAAGACGGCACCGCTGAGGTGCTTGACCGTCCGCTGCCCGACGGTGTGCGCCGTCGGGTCGTGCAGATCGTCTCGGACGGCTTCGGTGGACTGACCGTGGCGGAACTGCCCGCCCAGCTCAGGCAGTATGCCCGGTTCACTCCCAGTCGCCGGGCGAAGTTCGCCGGGAACGCGATGGCGGCGGCGCTGGAGACCGATGCGCTGTTCCGGCAGCGGATCGGGGAGAAGTTCAGAGAGGCCCAGGCGGAACTTGCCGGCGCCCTCGACTCCGGATCCCCGCCCCCGGCCGCGGACCCGCTCGATGTGGCGGCCGCGGCCTATGTGCTGCGCCCTGCGGGCTGGGTGAAACTGGTTACCGCGGCCGGTGAGGAGGCTCAGCGCGCGGATGCGGAGCGGGCGGAGGAGGAGAACCGGGCCGAGCTGCAGCGGCTGCGGGCCGAGCTGGCCCAGGCCCGCGACCACACCCGCACCGAGACCGAACGGCTGCGCGCGGAGCTGGAGTCGGCGAAGAAGGAAGCGGAATCGCTGCACCGCAAACTCCGTGCCGCGCTGAGCGACGTCAAGCGGGGCGAGGCCGCGCTGCGCAAGGCGAGCGGAGAGATCGACGCCGTGCGCGCCGAGGCCCACACGCAGCTGTCGGCCGCCGAGAGCGAGTCCCGGCGGCTCAAGGCCCGTCTGGGGGAGGCCGAGGCCGCACTGGAGGCCACTCGCCGGGCCGCCCGGGAGGGGCGCAGTGTGGAGGACATGAGGGTGCGGCTGCTCCTCGACACGTTGTTGGACGCGACCCAGGGCCTCAGGCGCGAACTCGCGTTGCCACCCGTGTCCGTGCGCCCCGCCGAGACCGTGGACGCGGTGGAGCCCGGCCGGATGACTCCCAAGGACGTCGCTGCGCGTGCCCTGTCCGAGAACGATCCGGCCATCATCGACCAGTTGCTCGCGCTGCCGCAGGCGCATCTGGTCGTCGACGGCTACAACGTCACCAAGACCGGCTATCCCCAGATGCCGCTGGAGAAGCAGCGGCTGCGGCTGCTGGGCCAGCTCTCCGCGCTCGCCGCGCAGACCGGCGCCGAGGTGACGTGCGTCTTCGACGGCGCCGAACTGGCCGCACCGGTGCTGCTGGCACCGCCGCGTGGGGTCCGGGTGCTGTTCTCCAAGCCGGGAGTCACGGCCGACGAACTGATCCGCCAGCTTGTGCGCGCGGAGCCGCCGGGGCGTCCGGTCATCGTCGTCTCCACCGACCGCGAGGTGGCCGACGGGGTCGCCAGGGCAGGAGCCCGACCCGTCGCTTCTGCGGTACTTCTCAAGCGACTGACCTGA